Part of the Helicobacter pylori NQ4053 genome, AAACGCATGCTTTGCCCCTAGCATGTAAGCCATAGACGCCGCCGCATAAAACGAAGCGTTATTGGCCATAAAGAGCAACGCTAAACCTAATGCATGCAAGAACACAATCGCTAAAAAATAAGGAAACCACAATTTCACAGCACGCCTTTTTGTAAAAATAATATTTTTTGGATAATTGTAATATATTTTGTTAAATTAGAAAATTTTAGGATTTATTTTTTGATCATTTTCTGAAAATTGCTCTAAAAAATTTTTAAGGGGATTGAGAAGTTCTGATTCAAACTTGATGGCTTTTTTTAATTTTTCATAGTCTTCTTCATATTCATTCTTTACTTTACCTCCTATATTATCAAAAATATTTTTTTTGGTATATAGATATTCTAATCCAAGTGCTTCTAAATAGGCATACCACTTATTTTTTCTTATGTTTTTAATCGGTTTGTAATGTTCTGTCTTTTTAATACAATCCAAATAGCCTTCAAAACAATTTATAAACTCTTTGTGGTTAGCAATTTTTAATAATAGGGTTTCTAAATCACCATCATCTTGATTATTAGGGAATAAAAAGATTTGTTCTCTTGGAAAATCAATCCTTTTTTCTTTGAATTTTTCACGAATATACTTAAGCTTATTATCAAAACCTGCATCGCTTTCTTGACTCTCTTTCTTGTCTGCATCAAAAATAATACACACTTGTTTATATGTTTGATGTTCATTATTTAAAATTTTTCTAATCTTTTCCGGAAATTCACCTGAAATGAGCTTATCTTTACCTTCTATATCAAGCATATCAAAATGATCCTGGCATTTCAAAAAATTAAGATACCAACCTAGAAAGTTTCTATCACTTTTTCCTTCTGTATAAATAAGTATCTTTTTACTCATAATTATTTTCTTTAAACCTTTCTTTACCTCCAAAAAGATTGGCACAATTCCTGAAATAAAGAGATAGATTTTCTCCATAATAAGGCTCTGCAACGATTGAACTGCTGTTTTTTTCTAAGCAAAACAATTTAGTCTGATGAGCAAAATCTTTTTCTTTGATAACTTGGTCTAAAATTTCTACAAATTCTTGGCTGTGGGTAGTCATAAACACTTGCAAATTACGATCTTTGTTATTATTAATAAAATCAATAATCTTTTCTAACAATAATCTCATGCGGGAAAAATGCAAGCCATTTTCCACTTCGTCAATATAGATCGTTGTTGCGTTATTGGCAATAAAAGCGCTCATAATATGCAAATATTTCATCAAACCATCGCCAAACATAGATAGGGGGACTTTTTCTTTGATATTTTTCACCTCTAATTTGAGTTGGTTGTTAGCATTAAATCTAATAGCTTGAATGTTTTTATCAAATTGGTTAAGGCTTTGATTCAGCCTTTTTTCTAGTTGATTGTCATCAAGAATCTTACGCACTGCTTGAATGATATTGGGATTCATAATATGGATAGCATTAGAATTTATAACATCTCGCTTGCGAGCAACATCGCTAGGCGTTATGATGGCGGCGCTTTCAAAGGGTAAAAGTTTTTGCGATTGGTTGGGCTCAAAATTCTTAAATTGCCTGTTGTAGCTTGACTGATTAGGAATTGGTGGGAAATTGGGAATTCTAGCAATATTTAAATAGTCGTTATAGATTTCTTCTTTATCTTTTTTAAAAATGAACTTAAGTTGTGAGAATGCTTGTGCTTGTTCTGCTGTGGGTATTATTTGCGACTCTCTTACTTTTTGATTCTCATTGGTTATGAGCTCTATTTGCAAATCTAATGTCTGATTGTTGTCTGAAGTTGTAGTGATTCGTATTGGTTTTCTAGTGTTTAAATTATAAAACATCAAGTTTTGTGATTCTGTCGTTAAAGGTTCTTTGCGTATATTATCATAAATCTCCAATATATTAGTGCATGGGTGCATGTCTTTTCCCACTAAACAATATAACACCTCTAACAAATTAGACTTTCCCGCATTGTTTTCACCAGTGATAATGTTAAGCTTGGTAAAACCATCAATTGTAGTGTCCTTAAAATTCTTAAAGTTTTTGATGCGAACAGACTGAATCATTGAACCCCTTTATCCAAGCAGAAATTGACGCTAAATTTTGACATTATAGCGCATGCAATTACGACAAAATTTTAAAAGAACTTGAGAACAAACGATCTGATGGAATCGGTTCATCTCTTTTCGTTCAAAAACCTGACCCATTCGTCTCTATCAATCAAAAGCACTTCGTTAGCTTGAGCCAGTTTTTGAGCGGCCTGCGTGAAGTAGCTGTTGGTGATCACGCAAGCTTTTTCGCAAGCGTAGTAAGCTTTAGAAGAGACCACCTCTTGAATGGCTTTGGGCGAAACTTTATGCGAGTAGCGTTTGGCTTGAACCGCCCATTTGACGCCATCTTTTTCTACAATCAAATCCGCTCCATAATCGCCGCTTTTTTGAGTGATTGTAACTTCAAAACCCTTTGAAGTGAAAAAGACTTTGGAATATTCTTCAAATTCAAAGCCGTTCATGGCGTCTATTTTTTGCAAAATGCGTTTGAGTTGGCGCTTCTTATACGAAGAGATAACGCCTTGAAAAAGCACTAACATGGAAAAAACGCCAAGAAGCACGAACAATTTTAAAAGCAAATCATTAGCCGATGCAGCTAATTTCAATTCTAAGGCTTTTTCCAATAAAACATTCCATGCTAAATAAATCCCTACCGAAAACAAAATGACAAAAATAAAGAATAAAATCTTTTTCATGCCTTAAAGCCACTCTGCATTTTCTATAGCGTTCAAACGCTTTTCTAAACCCTCCATAAGAGAATAGTAAGCCTTATTAAGGGCTTTGATCAAAGCGTTATGATAGGATTTGTCTTCTTGGGAAAAAAGAGAGGGGTTATCGCCCAAACGATTAGCGTAATAAACAGGCACGCTGAAAGCGGTGGGGATTAAAAGGGTGTCAAACGGGCAAGCGGTTTGCGGGACGCATTCTAAAATCAAGCTCGCTTGAAGGTTTAAAAAATGCATGACGGATTTTGGGTCAGCGTTAGGCTCAATCGTCTTTTTAAGCCTTTCTTTAATGGCTTTTAAATCTTTAGGACTCTCTTCAAAAGAAAAAAAAACATTGCCTGAAACATTGAAAGTGAAAGCGCTTTTATCTTTTAAAAAATAAGCGATTTGCTGGGCGAGTGCTTTTTTAAATTCTTTTTGGTAAAAGGGCGGCACAAAATGGGCGTTAAAAAAGATTTTAGGGAGGGTTAAAGTGGAAGCGGTTTTTAAAGCGCTATTTTTGGGGTAATTTTTATATTTTAAATGCAGAGTCGTTTTGTTGAAAAACTGACACCCTAGTAAAATAAAAGCAACACCAACGCTTAAAACCCTTAGCATTCTGTCAAACGCCCATGCTCTAATTTCACATGCTTAGTGGCTAATTTAAGCGTGCTTGGGTTGTGCGAGATGAGAATGATCAAGCGGTTTTGTTTTAATTCTAAAATGCTTTGTTTGACGCTCTCTTCTGTGTGATTGTCTAAAGCGGAAGTGGCTTCATCAAAGATTAAAACTTGAGCGTCTTTATACAAGGCTCTTGCAATGGCGATCCTTTGGCGTTGGCCGCCGCTAAGGTTAGCGCCAAATTCATCTAAAACGCTCTCTATCCCATGAGGCATTCTTTCCACAAAATCTAAAGCTTGAGCTTTTTTCAGGCATTCTTTGATTTTTGCCTCATCAATTTCTAAACCATACGCCACATTTTCAGCCACGCTCCCATTAAAAATAAACACCCTTTGAGTGACAACGCTAATCTTTTCTCTTAAGGATTTTTGAGTGATGCTCTCTATTTTTTGATCATTGATGAAAATTTCGCCCCTACTTGGCTCATAAAGGCGTAAGATCAGATTCACTAACGAGCTTTTACCGCTCCCGCTTTCGCCCTTTAAAGCGATGATTTCATTTTGTTGGAATTTCAAACTAATATCGCTTAAAACATAACGCTCTTGATTGTCTAGCGTATAAGCGAGCCATACTTTTTTAAATTCTATGGTGTGTATAGCGTTATTTAGCGTCAATTCCCCATCAACAATA contains:
- a CDS encoding AAA family ATPase, which gives rise to MIQSVRIKNFKNFKDTTIDGFTKLNIITGENNAGKSNLLEVLYCLVGKDMHPCTNILEIYDNIRKEPLTTESQNLMFYNLNTRKPIRITTTSDNNQTLDLQIELITNENQKVRESQIIPTAEQAQAFSQLKFIFKKDKEEIYNDYLNIARIPNFPPIPNQSSYNRQFKNFEPNQSQKLLPFESAAIITPSDVARKRDVINSNAIHIMNPNIIQAVRKILDDNQLEKRLNQSLNQFDKNIQAIRFNANNQLKLEVKNIKEKVPLSMFGDGLMKYLHIMSAFIANNATTIYIDEVENGLHFSRMRLLLEKIIDFINNNKDRNLQVFMTTHSQEFVEILDQVIKEKDFAHQTKLFCLEKNSSSIVAEPYYGENLSLYFRNCANLFGGKERFKENNYE
- a CDS encoding DUF3226 domain-containing protein translates to MSKKILIYTEGKSDRNFLGWYLNFLKCQDHFDMLDIEGKDKLISGEFPEKIRKILNNEHQTYKQVCIIFDADKKESQESDAGFDNKLKYIREKFKEKRIDFPREQIFLFPNNQDDGDLETLLLKIANHKEFINCFEGYLDCIKKTEHYKPIKNIRKNKWYAYLEALGLEYLYTKKNIFDNIGGKVKNEYEEDYEKLKKAIKFESELLNPLKNFLEQFSENDQKINPKIF
- a CDS encoding restriction endonuclease: MKKILFFIFVILFSVGIYLAWNVLLEKALELKLAASANDLLLKLFVLLGVFSMLVLFQGVISSYKKRQLKRILQKIDAMNGFEFEEYSKVFFTSKGFEVTITQKSGDYGADLIVEKDGVKWAVQAKRYSHKVSPKAIQEVVSSKAYYACEKACVITNSYFTQAAQKLAQANEVLLIDRDEWVRFLNEKR